One window of the Tachypleus tridentatus isolate NWPU-2018 chromosome 10, ASM421037v1, whole genome shotgun sequence genome contains the following:
- the Ipk2 gene encoding inositol phosphate kinase 2 isoform X3: MLKHKDGSILKPVIQEDIRGQREKSFYTKVFDTFCSDPVVLQLQSFLPKYRGCWVTQFNSTKVEYMCLEDITDAFNKPCILDLKIGPRTFDPEAKPQKIKIETEKYPAGEVIGFRILGMRVFQSDRQEYLVLDRNFGKQQTPDTIPQALKMFLNIPDRPKPWVLLCFFLHKLHSIRSWFLHQRHFVFYSSSLLLVYEGNTTKRIGCERTMNSNLSCEQNKGSFGSKSTSEDNDSVTEYCSVCCLSSNICESLLHDSTMSFICDVRMIDFAHVFTSHEKDANYLVGLDSLITYLFNIQNSLLHDMQ; encoded by the exons ATGCTAAAGCATAAAGATGGTAGTATTTTGAAACCTGTTATTCAAGAGGACATTAGAGGCCAGAGAGAGAAATCTTTCTACACTAAAGTATTTGATACTTTCTGTTCTGATCCTGTGGTTCTTCAACTTCAGAGCTTTTTACCCAAATATAGAGGTTGTTGGGTTACCCAGTTCAACAGTACTA AAGTGGAATACATGTGTTTGGAGGACATCACTGATGCTTTTAACAAACCATGTATATTAGACTTAAAGATTGGACCAAGGACATTTGATCCTGAAGCAAaaccacaaaaaattaaaatagaaacagaaaaatatCCTGCTGGTGAAGTCATTGGATTTCGTATCTTGGGAATGAGA GTGTTTCAGTCAGATAGGCAAGAGTACCTAGTTTTAGACAGGAACTTTGGGAAGCAACAGACACCTGACACAATACCACAAG ctttgaaaatgtttttgaatatacCAGATAGACCAAAGCCTTGGGTGCTTCTATGCTTCTTCTTACACAAGCTGCATTCCATCAGATCCTGGTTTTTACATCaaagacattttgttttttatagtagcTCCTTGTTGCTAGTGTACGAAGGAAATACTACAAAAAGAATAGGTTGTGAGAGAACCATGAATTCTAATTTATCTTGTGAGCAGAACAAAGGCAGCTTTGGAAGTAAAAGTACTAGTGAGGACAATGATTCTGTCACAGAATATTGCAGTGTATGTTGTTTATCATCCAACATCTGTGAATCATTGTTGCATGACAGCACTATGTCTTTCATTTGTGATGTTCGAATGATTGATTTTGCTCATGTTTTCACATCACATGAGAAAGATGCAAACTACCTGGTTGGATTGGACAGTCTGATAACATACCTCTTTAATATTCAGAATTCTCTTTTGCATGATATGCAGTGA
- the LOC143229389 gene encoding zinc finger protein 862-like, giving the protein MRSVMADRRLFYVELVELATDGANVMVGIKTGVATKFKEECPWIITSHCLAHRLQLAAEKAANQVPYLVKYISILNQFAKSLKYYPKLCRLREESKALHGEKSNKIKQLFFTRWLSFNDSVQALVNCIASVAGCLQVVAMERGTPGRALLNGLVQQMSCYSFVMMTHFLADAVGILGLLSRSLQRVDLFYDQAKAIIDGSIQSLVHIPGPYTETALKELLQAPDASGYTSYRDHDIKDIDKQHEKTDQLLSHLLKRWSQDYKLHFQTLTSCYFLQYLAHVTAEQYLMRMI; this is encoded by the coding sequence ATGCGCTCAGTCATGGCAGATCGAAGATTGTTTTATGTTGAATTGGTTGAACTTGCAACTGATGGTGCAAATGTCATGGTGGGAATAAAAACAGGTGTTGCTACAAAATTTAAGGAGGAATGCCCctggataataacaagtcattgtttGGCACACAGATTACAGTTGGCAGCTGAAAAGGCAGCAAACCAGGTGCCGTACCTTGTGAAGTACATTTCAATTTTGAACCAGTTtgcaaaaagcctgaaatattACCCCAAGTTGTGTCGACTTCGGGAAGAGAGCAAAGCATTGCATggagagaaaagcaacaaaatcaagcaaCTGTTCTTCACACGATggctctcttttaatgattcTGTCCAAGCACTAGTCAACTGTATTGCATCTGTGGCAGGCTGTCTGCAGGTCGTAGCAATGGAACGTGGTACTCCAGGCCGAGCCTTGCTAAATGGTCTAGTCcagcaaatgtcatgttacagctttgtcatGATGACACATTTTTTGGCTGACGCTGTTGGCATTCTTGGGCTTTTGTCAAGATCTCTACAGAGAGTTGATTTATTTTATGATCaggctaaagcaattattgatgggtcAATTCAATCGCTGGTACACATCCCTGGTCCTTACACAGAGACTGCACTGAAGGAACTCCTACAAGCTCCTGATGCCagtggttacacttcttacagagaccatgacatcaaagatattgataaacaacaTGAAAAGACAGATCAGCTGCTGAGTCATTTGTTGAAGAGGTGGTCACAAGACTACAAGTTGCATTTCCAGACACTAACATCATgttattttcttcaatatttagcccatgTCACAGCAGAGCAGTATCTGATGAGGATGATCTGA
- the Ipk2 gene encoding inositol phosphate kinase 2 isoform X2: protein MTALPDDTTVPLHQVAGHFHGKGKYKLGMLKHKDGSILKPVIQEDIRGQREKSFYTKVFDTFCSDPVVLQLQSFLPKYRGCWVTQFNSTKVEYMCLEDITDAFNKPCILDLKIGPRTFDPEAKPQKIKIETEKYPAGEVIGFRILGMRVFQSDRQEYLVLDRNFGKQQTPDTIPQALKMFLNIPDRPKPWVLLCFFLHKLHSIRSWFLHQRHFVFYSSSLLLVYEGNTTKRIGCERTMNSNLSCEQNKGSFGSKSTSEDNDSVTEYCSVCCLSSNICESLLHDSTMSFICDVRMIDFAHVFTSHEKDANYLVGLDSLITYLFNIQNSLLHDMQ from the exons GTATGCTAAAGCATAAAGATGGTAGTATTTTGAAACCTGTTATTCAAGAGGACATTAGAGGCCAGAGAGAGAAATCTTTCTACACTAAAGTATTTGATACTTTCTGTTCTGATCCTGTGGTTCTTCAACTTCAGAGCTTTTTACCCAAATATAGAGGTTGTTGGGTTACCCAGTTCAACAGTACTA AAGTGGAATACATGTGTTTGGAGGACATCACTGATGCTTTTAACAAACCATGTATATTAGACTTAAAGATTGGACCAAGGACATTTGATCCTGAAGCAAaaccacaaaaaattaaaatagaaacagaaaaatatCCTGCTGGTGAAGTCATTGGATTTCGTATCTTGGGAATGAGA GTGTTTCAGTCAGATAGGCAAGAGTACCTAGTTTTAGACAGGAACTTTGGGAAGCAACAGACACCTGACACAATACCACAAG ctttgaaaatgtttttgaatatacCAGATAGACCAAAGCCTTGGGTGCTTCTATGCTTCTTCTTACACAAGCTGCATTCCATCAGATCCTGGTTTTTACATCaaagacattttgttttttatagtagcTCCTTGTTGCTAGTGTACGAAGGAAATACTACAAAAAGAATAGGTTGTGAGAGAACCATGAATTCTAATTTATCTTGTGAGCAGAACAAAGGCAGCTTTGGAAGTAAAAGTACTAGTGAGGACAATGATTCTGTCACAGAATATTGCAGTGTATGTTGTTTATCATCCAACATCTGTGAATCATTGTTGCATGACAGCACTATGTCTTTCATTTGTGATGTTCGAATGATTGATTTTGCTCATGTTTTCACATCACATGAGAAAGATGCAAACTACCTGGTTGGATTGGACAGTCTGATAACATACCTCTTTAATATTCAGAATTCTCTTTTGCATGATATGCAGTGA